The genomic region ACGGGCTAATGGGCTTCGACCTGCACGGCAAAACCGTCGGGCTGCTCGGGCTCGGAAAAATCGGGAAAGTGACGGGGCAGATTCTGAAAGGCTTCGGCTGCCGGGTGCTGGCCTACGACCCGTTCCACGACGAAGAGGCGGTCCGGCTCGGTCTGGAGTACGTGAGCCGCGACGAACTGCTGGCCCAGTCGGACATTATTTCCCTGCACTGCCCGCTGACGCCCGAGACGTACCATGTCATCAACGAGACCACGATGCGGCAGATGAAACCGGGCGTGATGATCATCAACACGGGCCGGGGGGCGCTTATCGATACGCCCGCCCTGATCGAGGCGCTGAAGGCCGAGCACATCGGCTACGTCGGGCTGGACGTGTACGAAGAGGAAGCCGATCTGTTTTTCGAGGACCTCTCGGCCCAGATCATCAAAGACGATGCGTTTATGCGCCTGCTGACTTTCCCGAACGTGCTCATTACGGGTCATCAGGCGTTTTTTACCCGCAACGCCCTCCAGGCCATCGCCCAGACGACGTTTGAGAACATACGGGACTTTGCCGATGGGGCCGACTTGAAGAATGAAGTAAAGGCGGGGTTGTAAGGCGGGCACGAGGGCGACAGGTCCGCCCGGCGGTCGTGCCCCTCGCCTCACTTCTTGGCGCACTCGCCTTCTGTGTAGCTTTTGATACCGTAGTTTTCCGCCTCGCAGGCATTCGGATAGGTCTTCCCGTTACAGCCGCAGACAGGTTTGTACAGCGCGTAACAACCGCCCCCTTTGTACGGCTGCTCGACACAGGGCGGACTGACCGGGTCAGCGGGAGCATGAAAGCTATTTTCGCAGGCACTTGCCAGCAGAAGGAGGCTTAAACAAAGAACTGGTTTCATTGACGTGTTTTTGTCCATGACACCCGCTCCGGTCCAACGGTTGAAAACTTGTCCTTGAATTAATGGTCCTTTTTTTGCTCGTTCAGTCTTTTATTTATGATCAAAAACTGCATGCGCTCCCGTTTTTCAACCCGACTGCTCCATACCCTCCTGCCCCTCGCCCTTCTGGCCTGTACGCTGGAAATTGACCGCAAACCCAAACTGCCGCCCATCACCCAGGAAGGACGCAACAC from Tellurirhabdus rosea harbors:
- a CDS encoding 2-hydroxyacid dehydrogenase, which encodes MKITVFSTKPYDIRFFEEVNQQFGHDLRFLKVHLDETTAGLVTDSEVVCLFVNDNANAAVIGQLAGRGVKLLALRCAGFNNVDLAACREHGIRVVRVPAYSPYSVAEHTIALILTLNRKTHRAYNRVKEGNFSLDGLMGFDLHGKTVGLLGLGKIGKVTGQILKGFGCRVLAYDPFHDEEAVRLGLEYVSRDELLAQSDIISLHCPLTPETYHVINETTMRQMKPGVMIINTGRGALIDTPALIEALKAEHIGYVGLDVYEEEADLFFEDLSAQIIKDDAFMRLLTFPNVLITGHQAFFTRNALQAIAQTTFENIRDFADGADLKNEVKAGL
- a CDS encoding Kazal-type serine protease inhibitor domain-containing protein gives rise to the protein MKPVLCLSLLLLASACENSFHAPADPVSPPCVEQPYKGGGCYALYKPVCGCNGKTYPNACEAENYGIKSYTEGECAKK